Below is a window of Ptychodera flava strain L36383 unplaced genomic scaffold, AS_Pfla_20210202 Scaffold_84__1_contigs__length_488627_pilon, whole genome shotgun sequence DNA.
TATTTGAGAATTTCTAAAACTGAATTATCAATCTTGAATTATTCCATTTCCATTCTAATATTCCATTTAAGTTTTATAATATGCCCTTTGTCAAAACACCAACAAGTTTGGTCCTCGATAAAGGGTAtataaagatgtaaacaagaaaaaacaatttgaaagtatacagtcacctgtaatctaaatatgcccatttttggtcaaaggggcgttccttggtattcaaagtgcccatgtgagggcgctgtttttaaaaagcggccacccgcttaaagtctgtgattggttagattttctctttccatggtaactgtggcaaaatttcaacaggtgactgtatacctttaaacgtGAAATTAAATATTGGACAACACACTGTACACTAATATTTACATAGAATATAAAATATTCATACTAGCTCCCATGTATACGTGGTTTTATACGAAAAGATTAATGAGTTTCGTTCTGAGGTACCTTAGACTTTTACTTGTCTGAGAGTAACAAATGTCAATCAACAACATCAGTCCTAACCACCCTGCCGatgtatgtctatctgtctgtctgtctgtctgtctgctagTCTCGTTCATTGATCTTATCGATTCCTTCTCTTCCTGTCCCTTTTCGTCTCTATCAGCACTCTCTCTCGTTTTTAGCTCATGCCTTCCTCTTTCAATGAACTGTGAAGAATCAGCCGAAAGAACAAAAGCCCATacaatcatttaaaaaaaacgaTACCTCCATGTCGAATTGACAGGGTAGCCGGATTACCAAAAGCACTACAAAGAATACCCCATCGTCATTATAATCAAAGTATTAGTTATTACACTACATCAATCAAACTTCATGATCAGACATTTATCTACACTAATAAATCTAAACATTCTAAAACATAATCGCGACCAACATCAAAAGTATTAAATTCCCGAGCTGATCCTTGTTCCCCCTTCTTTGTAAATTAATGGTCCGAGGTTGCTTTGCACAGCAGCTAAATTAGTAAGTTCACTTGTCTTTAGAACACATCATCCTCGAAATACCGGTTGCTGTACGTGTTCGGCGTCTGTACCTCGCGTGGAACGATCCTTGGCGAGCGGGGTCGGCGAGGACTTCTCATCGGCGTCGACGACCGTTCCTCGAGCTCGATATCCTCGGACATCTGTAGCGTGGACTTGGACGAGTAGTTGCGGCCTGTGTTTCCGTCGTACACGTAGAAGCCGCCAGACGTGTTGAAGGCGTTGGGACCGCCGACGACGATTTTTCTGGTTTCCGACGAAGCCGACAGTGGTCTGTCGTTGTATTCAGTCTCCTGCAAACGATTGATACGGCAAAACACATCAACTAGAGTaaaattgtgcaaaaaataacgCGATACtagaaaatgtcacttttgtaGGTCATGAATTACATAAATGGTTTCAAAACAAGCATAGTCATAAATCACTTTTTAGATTTAGCACACGCTCATGTTTTTATgtttcgctcatttagtttttTCTAGGTCATCACAGTCAGAACAGTGTTTCCGTTAGCGTACAAACTTGCGTACTGTACGCATATTTATGGCTCTGTACGCAAAATAAAAATCGCTTGCGTACGGATGTACGCAAATTTCTGGCTCTCgactgaaaatcaaaaattgttcGTGTATGTGTTCAAAGACGTTCTCAGCACACGCAAGTAAGTGGGGCGTCGACCTGTTGAAACTATAAATAGCACGGAGTGAACGCGTACCAAAGACGTCCCTAGCGAGTTTCAGGTCACGTTCGTTGATGTTCACATACCAGCGCAGACTAAACTAGTTTCTCCTATCTACAAATCAATACTgtagctgtcaatcatttccacgCACATTGACTTTCGACCAATGACAAGACGTGCCTAATTAACTTAGaaacaaataaacttttatCATCACacgatgtttttttctttcccacGGGCTTGCACAATCATTTCGAGTCGCTTCTCCACGCACGTGTTATTTGCTATTTGACTGTTGATCCTCTATCCACGGACTGGGCTAGACGTAAATAAATATGTCGAAACGTCAAAAGACACTCGATTCTCTGTGGAAGACAACAAAGACTACAGAACCACGCGTTAACGACGATGTTCGTGACACGGAGCCGGGTGATAATAATGAAGCTAATAACGCTACCGAAGACGTTGGAATTTCAACACCGCATGCCTCGGTTTGAAGCACAACAGTTACCGATTTGGACACGCCTAAAACAGACGGATAAAAACATCAAAACGAAGTCGACTAAATGAGAACGTCATCGATGACATCATGATGATAACACTGCAAGGGCCAGAGATCGGAGAGTTTGACTTCCAAAGTGCGATGCAAGAGTTTAGACGGCAGAAACAGCGGAGAAAATAGATTTGTTTGACGTCTATTTAGGGAACGATGACGTCACCACTGATACCAGCGGCAGCCTCTGTGTATTAGAGGTACTTCtttgttttggttttatgaGGTCAGTGGTCACCGTACGCGACTTTTTTACTTTGTACGCAATTTTCCAGAGCCTATGCGTACATCGTACGCAAGTAGAAAAAAACTAACGGAAACACTGGTCAGAATTCGATTTTCagagggaaaaataaaaatacattgcaGCACGGTACACCTAAGCAAATTAAGAAACGTcattttacatcacttttcatttttagtcaaactttaactttgaatgactcagcaaaaactatGACTGAAACCAAAATACATGGGGCGGGTTTTCACTGAATACATGTacgtcaaagtcaatttttgtcacctttagaaaatatactccaatcaatttttttcagatttttgtgaaaatgttgaCAGCAAACTATACACAATAaaatgttatgtccatttggtccaaaattatcaaaaaattacagaacaattcataaaaattggtaaaaatattgcactaaaattttggcgggaacaattacagcactcaaaggtttaAAACAATCTCTCTTTTTTAATTTCGTCTCATCAGATATAGCGGTGAAGAAGATGGCATTACCCCTTATCGACGATCCAAGTCTGACTAGCTGAAAATCGAAATGTGAATTGAAATATAGAGAAAGCACATTACGGCAAACGGTGTGAGGCCACAATTACAAACGTTTTTAACCAGGAATTCATCTCGAATATTGTGTCGACGGGTTTCTATCGTTCTCAAAAGGAAAGGGTAAAAGGTCATCTGAAACAATCTGTTTACGATGAATCATATTACGCAGCGATGTCCCCACAACTTTGCATgaccgatttttttttttaaatttacgtTTCTGCCGAAAATAGTTTCTCATCGGTCATCAAACCTGTCTGTAGAAGACCCATTCGTTAACATTGTTTACGTGAAGCGTATGACAACGAACCGTGCTTTAAATTTGGCCGCACAATGTACAGTACCTCATTCGTCGCCATGACAATTCATGCTGATATGAACGTTTAACTCAAATACAGCACATGCGATGGGAAAAAACTTCTCCTATTTTGTTTTACGATATGGTAATCCTTTCGAGGGATACTGACTATTGCTTTCGATAATTTTACTTGTCTTTCGTTTTAGCACTCCATGTAATTTGTGTTTTGTTCGTCTTAGTTAAGCATGGTGGAAATGAATACAAATTATCCTTATAGCTTTGCCACCAAAAGACATCCTGGTAAGCTATGCAACGTTGTCGACACAGGTCTGGACAAAACCTTAGTCTGTTATTGTTCATGTTTGGCAGTGACGAAGAACAGGGGTGTATTGACGAATTTAAACACAGGGCACGAGGTGccatattttacagaaaaactcAAAATGCAGCAAAATactaaaaagttacagctgttgACAGATTTGATAATATCTAGCAAATTATTAGCCATAGCTTAAGCTTTTATCAGCTATGAAAATAACGTTCAGTCTAGTCAGTCACATCTTGAGAAATTTATGTATTCGAAATTTCATCAACTCGTTGACTTAAAAAAACGATATAGGTAAGTATACCATGTCAAACGCAGGCACATGTGCCTGATGACATTGTATCGCATCCTTGAATCACGGTTACACAATTTTCTGGTCATATATGTGGTTCAGGTATCTATGTTTTTTAAAATCGTTGGGCGTCATCGTCAGGAAGTCAGGCAGGTCTTGACAAGACGATGCCTTCTGCTGATGTCGTAGCCTTGCCGAAATTTGATCGAAGAATCgttttacaattgtttttcCAAATCTTCTGTTCATTTCTATGAATATTACACGGCGACAAAAGGGGTGAATGCTTTCTACGTCATGATTATTTTATCACCTCGACAATCACTGAGAAAACAAACATAACATGTTTCGATGGTTGTGCCTTCCTTGAAAAACCGATCATGAACCGAATACtgtatttcaaatattccaTATTGATAAACACCATGACTGCGCGAAGGTTTCTGTTAAAAGTGctctaaaattaaaaaattccaGAAGGAAATAATTGAACAGAAAAACCTAGCAAACTAacctaaaattcaaaaaaatggcCTAAACTTGAAGATTATATTCAGTATAAACTCTCTGCACATTCCGCCGAGGATACTTGAagtgttgattttcaaactcGACATCAACACGACTGTGGATATtagtttctttcatttttgaacaaGCCCACACCAAGCTTTAAATCAGTTGATAGATTTGACCGATCTGTCAACCGGACGCAATCATTCTGACTCTGAACGTGTTCAGGTTCTGTCTCGACATGCTCTGACCGTGAACGCGTTCATGATGACGCAAGCATACCGTTTCCCGCCAAATATAACATCAGCGCCTAACGCACATTTCTAGTCCCTTTTAAATAACCAACGAGGTGTGGCTGTCGAGCCCGCTTGTATTATACGCTCATCAAACTTACCGTACGGTAGTCAAAACTCTTTCCTCTTCCGTCACCGAGTTCTTGGTATTGTGAAATGACGCAAATTAGAGAATAGAGCTGAGAGAGAACAAAAAAACTTCTATCAGTGGCGCACACAGCCGTAGATAATAAATAATTTGACGACAATATGAAGGAATTATAATAGTAAAGACACCATATGAAAACTCATTCAGCGTAGATTACAAGTCTGTCATGAAGAAATGCACGAAAAAACTTTAATTGATAAAATACATATATCGGAGCATGTAACACATTTCAATAGTATAGGATCTGAGGTCAGTGCACTTATTCATGACGTCACACGAACCTCTGCTTGTTCAATCATTACTTTTGACAACTCTGGACGGAGCGAGTCAGAGTGGGCGCAAATTGTATCTGTGTTCTGTACAGACATGTCACACCAAACGACAGTTACATACCCCAAGCACCGCTCTTGACACGAACCAGGCCAACGCAAATATGTTGAGGGCTGAAACACTCTGAAATATAATCAAGGTCAAGGAGAAAGTCATGATTCAGATCAGCACTTCATTTCAAAAGAATCAGTGAAATTCGCGTCTGTCTTTTGCCGGGCAACGGAGTGCACCTTTACTCGTGTGATAAAAAAGTTTAATTTGTGCTGCCTGCCAACAGAGTGGATAAATCTCAGACTCAAATTTGATGCGGTTGGCCTTTGTTTTCCATCCCTCCCTACAAATTCTTTCGCCACAAAGTTCGTATTTTCAGAAAAGGTGGTTCTTCCGATGGCTTATTCGTGATCTTGTTCTGAGAACACTACATTCATACGATGGTAAAAGAAGTGAGCTTAATTATTAACATCAAAACTACTCGAAGATATCTTAACAACGATAATAAGGTACAGACAAATGACGTCACTTCCGTTCTAAAGAACTACATCCTTGTTACGGGCAAGTTAATATGTCATAAGAAATGCAAAGTAATAATCCTAAGAGGCACACACTTACGTAGAAAAATATGAGAATAAAAACAGTCGCTCCTTCAAATAACAGATACAAGATGTAAAATAGAATCCATGGCATCATGGCTCTGTGTTCGTCCTATGATTATAGTAAAACATAAATGCAATGTAAGAAATGATAAGTAATAGCATAGGCCTATATACGAAATTAGGCACAAGCATTTCTGACCCTGCTCCCCACTCCTTTATCTGACagtccctgtctgtctgtctatctgtctgtctatctgtctgtctgtctgtctgtctgtctgtctgtctgtttatggTTGTTACGCTATCTATTGTGTGATACATGTTGTTATTTCGTTGTCAAAATATTATCAGTCATTGTCAGTAACTTATAACTTTCGAAAACATCGATATTACGTTTCACTAGCGAATACTCTCAAATGACAAGGAAACTAAAATTTCACCGGAATTAGATGATTTACCGTACCTTCTTAATGGCGATTAAAAGAATAAGAGACAGCAGAAACAGCACGGCGCTCGCCGCCACCATAGTGGGATAAACCGTGAATGGGATTTTCAGATAGCCTGGATTAGATGAAACAGAAAAACTGTGAGTGGTTATGTTTGCAGGAACCCTTTACAACGTGTTTTTCAGTCTCAATATGTCCGACCTCTTGACATCATAGACCCTAATTACGGTCTGTGATGTCATGCAGTGATGATGAATGTGTTTACCTTCACCTAAACCACGTGTTTACTTCAGCGGAAGCGAGATCATTGTAAGGATTCCGAATTTTACTATCCTTGAAATGAAGGGAAAATAATTGTCGTATTGTGCTGTGGAGTGCCACGTGTGatcaaaataaaacacattATTCGTCAGGATACTTAACTACGGTTAATTTATTAAGGGagaatcaaattaaaaaaaaatgtttggttAGTGAATTTTTATGTCTTCCTGCCGAGAGAAAATTATCTTTGATACACATTCACTGTCTGCAGTTATTTCTCTTAGAAGTTTGCTTTTCCATTTCGTTCAACTTTTTCGGTGAAACATGCTAAGCATTGTTAATCTTTTTTGTTGGTACAATCTGCTCTTCAGGAGACAATCGATGCCTGGAGCTCATGACCTTTGGCCTTATGTGCCCTGCTGACAAAAGAGTCCACTGGTCTATTCGGTCATGCAACCTGTAGGGTTGCCCTTTGTTGCATGTGTTTATAGAGAAGCACACATTTTATCTTCTTACATTTTGCCCTTCCACATTACGAGGATGGGAAATTAGCTGAGGGGCATTCTCGCACATGATGTAACCACTACGTTTACATACCAACACTTACTTTCTTCGCAATATGGAAAACTACAGATACTTTACCGTCATCCATATCCTTGTATATCACGGTGAAGTAGAGATACAGTCCGATATTGAGTAATGATATCACCTGGAAATAGAAGACAAGGCGACCCTCAGAGCTAGAATGTGTCGGTAGCAAGAATGAGTCCGGGTCctctatttttttccataaattgTCAATGTCACAGTGGCATATGATAGCTGTCTTACTGTGTCTGTGGAGCGTGTTTTAGTCACAATTTCTCGCATACATGAGTATGTAAATGATTTTTTGAGATAAAATTTATTCGTTTATCTTGACCTATCTTCAATCTTGACTGAAAAAAAGATTTAACGGACTCATGTATGTGAGAACAACAGGCCAACAAAAAACGTCATCATAATTGGACTGTGGGAGGAGTAGAAACCAATGTAAGGGTACTACTGTAATACTTGTAGTTCATCGCTACACCTTAAGCTTGCAAGAATTGACGTTTTATATATAATTCCATTCACACGGACCCTCCACTATATCGTGTGGAGGGAGTTGTATCCTCTACCTTGAGACCTCTGAAATATATTAACGGAAGCACATTAAAAACGACAATTGTAAATGTGTCGAATTTAAGCCGCCCATGAGAACGTAGAATGTAATTAACGCTATGGTCACAATTGACTAAGAACCAAACGCGACATCACAAGTTCCAAAGTcgtgacattttaaaaccattCGTAAACTTTGACGTCGGTGTGCGATTTGCCTGTGTGACACTTATTATAGTGAGATAAACACACATGTAGCACAGGGGCGATTCGCGAACACATGAATGGTGACGTCTTAAATTGAATGGTCGCATTCGATTATAAAGGCGCTCGTCAAGGCTAATCCtcatacaataaacacaaaaagCGAACCTCTCCCAGTTTTGTTGGCGAGATTTCAAAGCAGGGCGTACTTTCTTGTCGAAATGGCTGACTCGTTAACATTCATGCCTTAGTTTTGACAAGACACTAGGGCACTTCGCCATCTTGGTTGGAAAGTCGTCAACAGTTTCTACACAAAACATGGTTACATGGCCATTTTTAATCTCAAATGATACCAAGTCATGAAATGCGATTTCGGTTTAAGTTGTCTAAGTTTCCTTGATGTGTCctcagatatttttgtttttcgtcCACCGTTCACGATCATGTCAAAACGGCCCAGAACTAGTGTTCGATTTGTAAACACATGTAGGTAGTCTGCTACTGTTGATAACTAAATTCTAATCTAGACTTCCTTTATCAATAATAGCATAGCACTCTGTACATGGCGTTTCGTGTTTGCAAAGCTAAACAGAAACTTTGTCTTTCAACATACTTTAGAGAGAATGAGAAACATTgctaatattttgaaaacaaaaatttcgCAATTTTGTTGTATCTATCTCGCGATATGTTTGTCTAggtatgtttatgtatgtatatgtatataatttaaataaatcatatatatataatttaaataaatcatatatataaataattaaaataaatcatatataaaaataaatatataaatatataaatatataaatatatatatatatatatatatatatatatatatatatatatatatatatatatatatatatatatatatatatataatatatatatatatatatatgatctcCGAATGGGTCTCCAGTCATTATGGCGAAAGTGGAAAGATTTCGTCTGGTATATGGATAACTATGTACATATATgtcgatgatgacgatgatttTCACCTTTCAGAAGATATTTTCCAGTCAAGGGAAATAATTCATGTCCTAGAACATTTAAGCAGaacctgcctatctttctcagTTTTACCTTCGAGTAATATAATTGACGTATTTTTGAGTCCATTTAGAACATTGCACAGCACGGTAGCTGTCAAATTTTGTCGCCTTTAAATCATCGTCGTTTTCGTAGCAAACGCACGAGACTCACTTATATGAAATTGACTGTTTTGTGGCCAGTATTCatctatttcatttcattttcttcaCCGGTATCAGGTATACAATTGACCTTGGGAGCGATTTTAGGACCACCGCCTTGACCAAAATTTAACTAGATAGAATGGTACAGTTGACCAACTATATTGAAAGAAGAAGTAAAATAAATCCGTTCAATATTGCTATGATTTATCTGTCCTAGCAATGTGACGTATGTCGATAAATACAACAGAGTTTATGGTAATAAAAGACCTACCATGGTGTAGATGCCCGTGACTATGGCTCCGCTGCGAATATTACAGCAACAGCATCTGACAATAATCGCCATGTTGAACTGAAAAAATGCCTTATGTCGTCAAAGTGGAAAATACCCGATGCCTTTTTCAGGTAACCTGCTGTACTTAGAGAAGTTGTACTCTCAAGGACATCGACTTTCGAGATGCGACACCGTCTGAAATACGCCGATCTCGGCAATGGATTTACTCCCTCTGATCTGTCTTAAAACCTCAAAAGAATTTAACATTAAATTTATGAATCAAAAAAATCTTTACTTTCACTAATGGACTCACACACTTGTACTGCTGGTCAAACAAAATCGAACTTGAGATCTACACACGTGGGTTTATCATCCAAAGTTTTCTTAAATGTCTTCGCCGGGAAGGGGAAGCGTCTCTGTTCTTAACAGCCTTATAACTTGAGAGGCCATATAATATAAGAGCACAGAGGGGCTTAGATAGTATTCAATGAAGGCCCCATCCCATTGAGCGCGCCATTCCTATGACAAAAGAAGAGGATTAGCGAGACGCAGGTAAACAAAACGAACAATAAGGACAATGTTGGGTAGTTTACGACAATGCGGACAGTAAAACGCTGACGCTTGTGTATGTTTCTTTGTTGTCACGTTGAGTAGTGAATTGGACGAGTGGATATGTATTGTACAGATCACACAATTGCACTCAAGGGCCTTCAGTAGCCAACAATACTTTCGTACAGTTGTCCCGAGAATATTGTAGCTCCCTCTAAATTAGCTATCCATCTGGATTTTATTAGAATTCCTGTATAAGCAAACCATATGATCTTTAGCAGCATCTATTGCGCGAATATGAACAACGTAATGTCGGGTGATTTtgtcaggggggggggggttgctaTGCTCCAACAATAGCGTCAAAAATTACGTTCACTGCATAGGCACTACGTGGCACACCCGTGATATCAAAATATTCGTTCAT
It encodes the following:
- the LOC139128999 gene encoding uncharacterized protein yields the protein MAIIVRCCCCNIRSGAIVTGIYTMVISLLNIGLYLYFTVIYKDMDDGYLKIPFTVYPTMVAASAVLFLLSLILLIAIKKDEHRAMMPWILFYILYLLFEGATVFILIFFYSVSALNIFALAWFVSRAVLGLYSLICVISQYQELGDGRGKSFDYRTETEYNDRPLSASSETRKIVVGGPNAFNTSGGFYVYDGNTGRNYSSKSTLQMSEDIELEERSSTPMRSPRRPRSPRIVPREVQTPNTYSNRYFEDDVF